TGAGCAAGTtgattaacctctctgaacttgctTTTGTTCTCCTAAATGGGGTCGCTGTGAGCATTCAGGAGATGATACATGTgaagtgcctggcatacagtaggtgccaAATAAGTGGTGTGGCCAACATGATACAGCACAGGAATCTTTCATATGGGAAAGGGGATTAATGAGTCATGTTGCAAAGAATAAATAAGGGCTTAGTGACttaggggtcttccctggtggctcagatggcaaagaatccacctgcaaagcggaagacgtgggtttgatccctcagttgggaagatcccctggagaagggaacggctacccactccagtattcttgcctggagaattccatggacagagaagtctggcgggctacagtccatggggtggcagagtcagagaaaatggcaactttcactttcgtgactcaggaggtgcaagagacccCCCCAGAGTTCAAATCCAGGCCTGAACTCACTCGGCACACATTTGAGAAGCCACAGGAGTCAGTCAGGTCCCCCCAGAGCAGGGCGGTAGAAGAAACCACTGAATCTTCTGGAAGCCGTGACTAGGAACCACTCCTTTAGTTCTGCTTCCTGTGTGGGAGTGACTGGCCATTCTCACAGGCAGCAGCCAAGCTTGACTGTGCCCTCTCTTGCAGACCCCATGATGGAGCTGACGGGCACGGACCCCTCTGAGCTTGACAGCCAGCAGGAAATGGAGGACTTCGAGGAGAACGCCTACGCCTACGCGGGTGTGGATGGCAGCGCCGAGGCCAGCGTCCTCTCCGAACAGGCCATGAAAGAGATGGCCTACTACAACGTGCTATAGCATAGGCCGGGCCGCCCGGAACGGGGCGAGGAGGGCGTGAGGCGTGCCGGCTGCCTCCCTGCAGCTGAGGAACGAGCTGCTGCCCCGCTGTCCTGAGCCCTGCCCTCCCACTTGGTCGTTTGCACCACTAGGGACTTGGAGACCAAATGGAGACTGTACTACAGGCCCCAGGCAtggtggggaaggaaggatgaCCCGGGAAGCCCAGGTCCCCATCTCCTGGGCCTGCTGCTGCGGGAGAAATGCGGATGGGGCTGTTTGGGGACAGGCCACTAGGGCAGAGGTTCTGTCTTTCCGGGCCCAGCAGAGCGGGGGCAACCAGTGTTGGGGAGCCGCCCTCATGGCTCCTCAGGGGCCCTGTCACTGGAGAAGAGATCTCTTGAGCCATGTCGTGTTTCTCCTCTGGACCATCTCCTGTCTCTAGGGATGGTGGAGCTCTTGTGCTGGTTGGTCAGCCCTGCTCCCCACAGTCACCTGCTCCCATCAGCCCATGGACTGGGAAAAGCCCAGGCCGagcccccttccccacccagtCCACAGACAGCCAGGCAGGGCCCTCTGCCTTCTACCTCCTGGTGCCCTCCACTCTCTCTGCCAGCCAGGCATGCATGCGGCCCCTAGGAAAGCAGGGTGCAGCCCCAACCCTGGCTACCATCCTCTCCAGCCAGCCCCCAGAAAGCCCCCATCTCACAGCCCTGTTTGGTTGGAAGTGAGTGTCCCAAAAGTGGATTCCAACAAACTGTTACCCAGGGCAGCAGGCCAGGGTCCCCTGACAAAGCCAGGACATGCAGTGCATGAGGCACTTGCTAACAAAGGTGGCAGCCCCCCAAGTGAGGGGAACAGAGAGGGGGTCACTGGGGACCAAGAGGGGCTGTCCTCAAGGAGGCCAAGGATGGcttgttggggggaggggggactggAGTTTTTCTTATTTAAGGTCTAATAAGGATGCATTTTGAGGATGGGGACAGCCAAGAGTCACCAGAGTCCTAGGAAGagcaacatattttaaaaaggaagaccatagagaaaaaaaaaacaaaacatttttttttttttttttgagcaaaggGGGGTGTATTTTgaaggtaatttattttttttctttccaaatctgCGTCACCTATTCTCTTTTCTGACggacatcattttctttttcccagcGGAAGCTTTCTTGTGTGCTGTGCGTGCTTTGTGGCTCCCCAACCAGCCAAGAGCAGCCCAGGGActcggggtggggatggagggggtACTTGCTGGTCTGGCCCTGGAGGGCGTGTGCAGCTGTGGGCAGGAAGCCTCAGGAGGTGAGGGCGAAAGGCAGGAGggggcagagcctggcaggccctcCACCCCTGCCCGGCCCCTCCCGCCGGTGACTCGCTCCATGCCGCTCAGAGCAGTGGCCAGAGCTCCCATGCCTGCCTGTTCTCAGCCCCTCTGTCCCCAGCTCCTGCCTCAGAGCTGAAAAAGACTGCAGGGCCCCCGGGGCGGTGAAAGAGCACATTGAGGAATGCCAGGGCACCCAGACTCCCACCCACTCGCACCGTGAGGActgtgagatggggtgggagtgggggcaggcAGGGCCATCCGCAGAGGCACAGGAGGTGAGGCCTTGGGCCCCAGGGAGCAGCTGGGAGAAGGTGcccccagagctgtgtccttcctGAAGGaccagtggcaacccactccagtatccttgcctggagaatccccatgcacagaggagcccgtcgggctacagtccatggggtggcaaagagttggacacaactgagtgactaacacacacacacacatacacacaagccaGGCCTCAGGGTGGCTGAGAtcaggatggggggaggggaggacacagAAGCCTCAGGATCAGGCAGCCAGGTGCCCCTTCCTTCTTCACTAGAGTTCATGCTGAGCAGCAAATGGGAGGACTGGGGGTCCTCACCCCAAGTGTGGCTCTCTAGACCCCGAGTCCCCCAGCCTCCCAGGTGCCCGCCATGACGACCCTCAGGTGGCAGTGACCCCGTCACTGTAGATGACATTTTCTCCTGCTGAGCAGAAGCGTTGTCCCCTGCAAACTACCTCTTTCCACCACgtcttctccccccaccccaggtaccaaaaacaaaaacccgtatctcctcctcctcctctttccggCCACCCGGTGGCCTTGGTCTTGGAAGCCCACAGGACAAGGTCCAGCCCCCAGGCTGGCGCTCTCCTGGCTTCCCCCAGCCCCGCCATCAGCACCAGCCCTCTGAGAGGTTCCATACTTGaacaaccccccacccccgcccccgccccgtgcCTTGGACCTGGGCAAGGCTGAGAGAAGGAAGCAGCAGCACAACTCACAACCTGAGCTGGGGGCGAGGGCGGCGGTCTCAGCAAGGCTCCTGTcctcaccccgccccgccccgcccccacctgtTCAGAAGAGGCCCTCCAGGCCTCTCACGTGACTTGGAAACTCCTGGACGAACTCCATTCTAACTTATTTTGACATGTATACGAACCAACTGTTTTAGAAATTCCACTCGTGCAAAGCCCTACTGTGTTTTTATGTTCCTGTTTCAAAGAGAAGTTTACTTagcaataattataaataaatgaatattctttAGTGAGGTGACTGTGAGTGCTTCTTTCCATGGTTCTGGGTGGACCTGTTCTCACCCCTTCCCGGGAAGGAACCCCCTACGAGTACTTCATTCTCCAGGGGGCCCAGAGGAGCACCTGACCGTCCTTCCCACTAGAATGGCCACCTGCAGGGCTCTGAGCCCATGAGAAAGGGGTGCCGGCCAAGACCCAGAATTCCTACCACTTGTAGAGAAAAGCCGCTTTCCCACCAACAGGCCTCCAGGACAGAAGCCAGCTCCTGTTGCCAGACTGGGCTTCAGAGGCTGTGTCTTCTGGGGAGCTGCCAGCCCTTGGCTGTTCGCTGATGGGGAAGAAGGGCTGGAAACCTTGAGCTTCCCCCAGGAGGGGGTCCAGGCACAGCCAGCATGCCAgcctttcctcctccagccctgggattccAGTGATGACTGGGAAAGAATGGGCTTAAAACACCTCCAGGGAGATGGGCGCCTAGGAGCCCATCTCAAAGCTTCCAGGTATCTGGTTTCAGGAGCCTACAAGAGCCCGCCCGAATTGGGGAAATGGACTTCGGGTTGccaagtgtttatttttttcaagtcaaGACCTGAGACcaggtatgggcttcccaggtggtgtggtagtaaagaatctgcctgccaatgcaggagacacgggtttgatccctgggtcaggaggaggaaatggcaacccactcccaatattctttcctgggaaatcccatggacagaggaacctggcgggctacagtccatggggtcacaaagacatggACACAAAGtccatggacacaactgagcacaagacTGCACTTTAACAGTAAAGGTTCTGGGTACAATCCTGGTCACAGAACCAAGACTCATAAGCCGCAtaggatggcaaaaaaaaaaatatcacaaCTCTTCCCCAGGACATTTAACACCAAAAGTAGAATATAATCCCTGCATAAAGCACAGCCCTTTAAATTGGATCTGTTTAGCTgtattgcttgcttgcttgccaagtcgcttcagtccaactctgtgaccctatgaactgtaactcgcaaggctcctctgtccatgggattttccaggcgagaatactgaagtgggtggccatgccctccttcaggggatcttcctgacccagggatcgaacctcatctcttacatctcctgcattggcaggcaggttctttgccactagcatgTATAAACAACTCTATAATCTTAGTGTTCTAGTTTTGCCAAAGACTAGCGAAGAGGAGCCCGAGTCTGGGATTCAGTGGCCTGGACCAACCACATGGGAGCCCCACGCACACTCCCAGGCTCAAGCTCTAAGCAGCCGTGGGCAAGAGAACTGAGGCGGTTGCTCTGTGGGACCTGTTTTGAGGACTGAGAAACAGGCAAATCAAGAGGTCTGGAGACGTTTAGAAAGTTAAaaccaacaataacaaaacattGTTGGTTAAaaccaacaataacaacaacaacaaaacacaaaaaagtaTAACCAGAATCAAGTGGGAAGTGGTTACTCtcaaaaaggagaagaggatatAGAAACCAGAACGTGCTGGGAAATCCCAGTGAACGCCCCTCGAAGACCTGCTGCCGggtcacccccacccccggcaccTGGCCCCTGGACCGCAGAGGCCTGAGGCAGCCTGGGCGTCCCAGTCCACCCCTGCTGGAATCCACCAGCCCTTTGAAGGCGTCTGCTTCTTCAGCCCTGGCTGCCTCCTTCCCCTCAGGGACAAACACAGCAGACCTGTTTTGTGAAGAATTTTTTAGTAGCTAAATATGGCACCATGTGTCCCGAGGGCAATATAAATTACAGTATGCAAAAGATACCACCGGCTGAGGTAAAACACACTGTTCCTGCCTCACGTCACCATGAGGGGAAACACAcagatacttttaaaaacttcttgcttataaaaaaaaaaacgtcCCCTAGAAAGGCCTCCTAACAGGGGCTAAGAGGCTCACCCTCCACCGCGGGGCGTGTCGGTCGGGGGGGCAGGGGGACCCCTGGCTGCCCGCTCGCCTCCGGCCCGGCCAGCTCGACAGCTGGCAGCAACCCTGGCCCGCTACTGCTGGCCCAGAGCTCTGTCCAGGTTGCTCTTGATGGTGTCCAGGAAGTCCGAGGTGTTCAGGAAGTGTTCGTTCAGCTTCACGCTGTTGAGAGAGCACGTGCATGTGAGGGTGGTCCTGACAGACACCCCCCCGCCACCGCCGCCCCGTCCAGGGCAGCGTCCAGACAGTAGGCCTCTCGTGCCGTTGTGCGGAGGGCTGCAAGCCAGAGGCTACCTGGAGCCCACTGTCAAGAGGCTAcaacgggacttccctggtggtgcagtggttaagaatctgcacttccactgcagggggtgcaggttcgatccctggtcagggagctaagatcctacatacagCATGGTGTGggcaaaaaaaagggggggaggggGCCACAGCAAACTCAGCAGGAACCCAGCGAGGCCTGGCTTTGCTTTTCCAGATTACAACAGGCAGCTCAGTAAAGCTCTTCTGAGAGAAGCCGGGAGGTGGTTGTGGCAGGGGATGGAAGGTTCTGAGCAGCTGGCCTAGGGACAGGGACCCATTCACTGGGCCTGGTGTGGGGAGGCTAGCCCCAGCCATCACTCAGGGCCATGGACCTGTCCTGTCCCCTGGCAGCCAAGCTGACTTAGGAAGAAGCCTCTACAAGGGACCCTGGGCTACGATCCACCTGACCCTGAGGCCCCAGAAGCCCAGCCCTGCCTTGACCCCAGACCACTCACTTGCTGAGGCCGTGGatgcagcctgccaggtcctTGGTCATGGCTCCACTCTCCACTGTCTCGACACACACCTTCTCCAGGGTCTGGGCGAACCTGCAGGGCACGGGGCAGAGTGAGACCCCAGCTGTATGGAGCTGAAGCCCAGAACCTGCCCAGAACCAACTCACCTGATGAGGTCCTGGTTCCCGTCCAACTTGCCCCGGTGTTCTAGGCCACGTGTCCAGGCAAAGATGCTGGCGATGGGGTTGGTGCTGGTCGGCCGGCCCTGGAGGAAGAGGTCACAGGGGGATGAAGAGCCAAGCAACCAATGTAAAGGCCCCTTGGACACAGATGCCCCCTCTAGACTGACAGGACCAGGCCCACGCGCCCAGCCCTCAGGGCCAGTGGGCTTGGGCTCTGGGCATAGAAGGGCACGCAGCCACCGCCCTGGCACTCACCTTCTGGTGCTCCCGATAGTGGCGGGTAACCGTGCCATGAGCAGCCTCAGCCTCAATGGTCTTCCCATCCGGGCAGACCAGCACGGACGTCATCAGACCAAGGGAGCCAAAGCCTGGAGAGCAGGAAGACCCCCCTCAGTGCCAGCACCTCTCCTCAGGCACTTGTGTTGGGTCTCCAGGGCCCAGCACAGGGCAGGTGGCACTCAGAGGTGGTTCTCATCCACCTGCTAGCATACACCCACATCCCCTACCTCCAGGTACCCCAGAATCTATGGCCCCCCAGGGCACAAGACCCCCCCCCACAAAGTTCTACCCACCTACCCTGGCAGGTGACCAAGAGGCTCATTCAAGCAGGAAGAATAAAGCCTGTGGCCAGCTATTTTACAGTCATCCCTTTATCTGCTCTTTTGAgtatgtgtgtattagttgctcagtcgtgtccgactcttcacaaccccacagactgtagcccgccaggctcctctgtccatggaattctccaggcaagaatactggaatgggttgccatgccctcctccaggggatcttgccaacccagggatcaaacccaggtcttccaaattgcaggcagattctttactgtttgagctacccaggaagctcTCTGCTCTTTTAGGCCACTTGAAAGTTTTACGAtttgggacatccctggtggtccagtggataaaactcatcactcccaaagcagggggcataggttcgatccccggtcagggacctagatcccacatgacgaAACTAAAGATCCCAAAGGGCGGCAACAAAGATCAaggatcctgtatgccacaacaaagacctggcacagtcaaataaacaataaatatttaaaaatttaaaaagagcttTGTGATCTACTTCCAAATTTTTTCAAATCCAGATGTCAATGTTTACTATGGTCAAGGTCTCCTGGGCTTCAAAAGCACCCCACAGCACCATAATAAgcccaagaaagaaaaagtggGCAACTTCTAGAGGGAAATTATTTGCCTAAGAATTTTTGCTGTTGGGGCAGAGAAAGGGGGATCCCATCTCCATTTTCACGTGGGACCTTCATACTCACTAGTCCTTACACACTTCATGCCTTTCTCTTGTGTGCTAGGGCTTGTCATCCTTCCATCCTAGATAGGAACTGTTCTAGTGAGAGGGTCACACTgaacttttcaaaataaagtcGAAGGTTTTTATGAAGCACAGAGACCCTCTGCCTTTTCACTGCAGCCTGACATGGGTTTCACTTTTTCCTCATGGGAGCTAGACCTCGCCCCCCTCTCTCACAGAGCCTGGTTTCTCTTCCACTCCCTATGCATACATGTTGCCTCTTCCCATTATCTTTCTTGCTCTGAGTCCCAATAAGATGACTGTATCTGTGCCTGCTCAATTGTATCCaactgtctgcgaccccatgaactggagcctaggttcctctgtccatgggatcctcaggcaagaatactgaagtgagttgccatttccttctccagaggatcttcttggaccagggatcgaaccctcgtctcctgcattggcaggcagatgctttaccactggatcacctgggaagcccctcgtTCCCATTACAACTGaatatttctttctgttcctccctAATGGCTTTCTGCTGCAACTCAGCTTGTCTTTTAGGATGCTGTAGGGCTGGGGGGTTTGCCATCATCCCCCAATATTGTCCTATATCCACAAGGTTTACTGTGCAGAACAAATTCTTTGCAATTTAAAGAGCATCTGGTTGTACTGGGTTGGCTAAAAACTTGGccaaagatgttacagaaaaacctgaacaaacttttcagTCAACCAAATACTTACTCCCATTTTTCTACTACAGCCAAACCTCGACCAAATCTGGAGCCAAGCAGAGTCACCTGGTCCTTCCAtgcgctgtgctgtgctaagtcacttcagccatgtctgactcctcgtgaccccatggactgtagcccaccagcttcctctctccatgggattctccaggcaagaatactggagtgggctgccatgccctcctccaggggatcttcccaacccagggattgaacccgtgtctcttgagtctcctgcatggacaGGAACATCTCCTGCATGGATAGGCCCTTTCACAGATGGGAACAACCTCAGGGCTAACAAGCCTGGCCTTTAGGACCTAAATTGCTGTGTACTACTTCCTCTGGAACAGCAGCCTTAGCAATACCCCAGTCCAAACATAACAAATGACCCTTCCTCACTCAGACACCAGAGAGCCCCTGGGCCATGTGTCTACAGCAGACCCTGCGATGAGCAGGCAAGCTCCAGTCCAGCTGCTCCACTGGAGCAGTTTCCTCCCAAAAGGGTGTGCAAACCAGCGCCCCGACTCCCGGCCCACCCTCTCTCCCAGCAAGGGAAAACCGACGGTCCACCCCCATCCCCGCGGAGAGCGTACCCTGGGCCAGGATGTCCGACTGCACGTCTCCGTCGTAGTTCTTGCAGGCCCACACAAAGCCGCCCGAGGACTTGAGGACCTGAGCCACCATGTCATCAATGAGCCGGTGCTCGTACCAGATCTTATGTTTGTCGAATTCAGTCTTGTAGTGCCTGGGAGCAAAGGGGCTTGTGGTGAAGAGCGGGCAGGAGGCTGACAGGTTGGGGAatccctccctgagcctcagggcCAAGACAGACACACTAGGACAGCCTCCCCGGGTGGGTAAGACTGAGCGGACCAGGAAGGAGGGTCATGGACTCCTTGGGAAACAGTAAAGGGAGAAGCCATTACTTCTCAAAGATGGCCTGGAAGATGTCCTTGAAGCGCCCGTCGTAGGCTTTCAGGATGGTGTTCTTGGTGCTCATGTAGAGCGGCCACTTCTTCTGGATGGCATACTGGAAGCAGCTGTGCGCAAAACCTGAGATGGACTGCAGGGAGAGAGAGGTCCCTGGAGTGGTCCCCCGGGCAGGCCCAGCCCTGGGAACAGCAGTTCCCTCCCCGCACTCGACCCAGGCAGTCAGGGTTCACCTAGCCCTCTGGAGTGaggattccgtggacagaggagcctggcgggctacagacatggagagttagacacgactgagcgatgaacactttcactttttattttcctggagtgagcatctgctgttgctgctggccCACCACCCTATTCCCAATTTCTGGGAGAAAGCAGACGCCCAGCTTTACTTGGAAAAGCTATCACCTTCCCCATTTCCAAAACCATATGGCTAGGGTGGGGCCATGCCCTCAGCCCACCTGCTTGTCTCTCCTGTGTCCCGGGTTTATCCAGTCAGAGCCCTTCCTCCCCTGGGCCTTCATGATTGGCTGGGAGATGGCCATGTGACCCAAGCCATCTACTTCAGCTGGAACCAGGAGCCAAAAAGGCTCTTTTCTGCTAGGATAGCCAGGCTGGCAGGGATAAGCCCGGAGCCAGTGTTGGCCATTTCTTCATGGCCTAAGAATGAGGCCAACCACAGAGGAAAGGAAAGCCAAGAAATGGGGGTAGGGAGGGAAAGAAGCACTTACCCAGTTTGCTGTAAACCAAGAGCTGACAACCAATATGCCCCAAGACGCACCCGAGAATGAGCACAGGATGCTAGGCGTACCATAGGGCGCCCTGAATACACTTAAAGATGCATTTGCTCTCAGGCCTCAGACCTTCAGGCCACCGACACAGGAAGAGTCAGAACCACCAACCCAATGTGGCCGGAGACAGAGACATAGGTGGGGGAGGGAGCGCAGGAGCCGCTGCTCACCTCATCCGTGTTGTACATGCCCATGCCCACGCCACCAGCGGGAAAGTTGTACACCTCCCATTCCTTAGGGCCGCTGCCATCCTTTGGGGTGAAGACCACCTTGAATGTGCCAGCCCGGTCAACCACAAAGTCTGTGGCTTTGTACTGCAGAGATGAGAAGATGGCTCAGGCCCAGGGCTCCAGCTGGGGGTAAGGTGTCCCAGGCCCTCGGAGCCCCACTCCCACCAGGGCCAACCTGGTCGCCGTGGGCATGCCTGCCAATGGTGATGGGCTTGGTCCAGCCAGGGACGAGACGCGGGATGTTCTTACAGATGATGGGCTCCCGGAAGACAGTTCCCCCGAGGATGTTCCGGATGGTTCCATTGGGGCTCTTCCACATCTTCTTCAGCTTGAACTCTATGAGGACAAAGATGAAGTGGCCCCACTGCAGCCCAAACCTTccgaccaggatttgaaccctaaGCGGGAATGTAGCTAGAAGGGGGCTCCTAAAAACCACCCTGGGGAAGCAGCAGAGTCGAGAGTGGCCATGGACACTCCTGAATCAGATTTCTTAGCTTCAAGATCCAGCTGTGCCACCTCAGGCAAGAGCCCATAAAACGAAACTGTTGATAAAACCCCGGGTCTTTTGGCTTGTTGTGAGACTTAAATGCACGTTGTGTGTGAAGTGCCCAGAACAGTAGCTGGCACGTGGTGAGCACTCTGTCAGCCGTATCACTGCCGCTTCACACTGGGCGGAGCTCAGCCTGATGAACCTGGCAACACACAGCCTCAGTCCAGACGCTGCGCTTCCAGCCCCACCCGCCAGGCTCAGCCTAAGACGCGACCCTCTAACTCCTTGTCCCC
The nucleotide sequence above comes from Bubalus kerabau isolate K-KA32 ecotype Philippines breed swamp buffalo chromosome 19, PCC_UOA_SB_1v2, whole genome shotgun sequence. Encoded proteins:
- the IDH2 gene encoding isocitrate dehydrogenase [NADP], mitochondrial; the protein is MAGYLRVVRSLCRASGSGSAWAPAALTAPNLQEQPRRHYADKRIKVAKPVVEMDGDEMTRIIWQFIKEKLILPHVDVQLKYFDLGLPNRDQTNDQVTVDSALATQKYSVAVKCATITPDEARVEEFKLKKMWKSPNGTIRNILGGTVFREPIICKNIPRLVPGWTKPITIGRHAHGDQYKATDFVVDRAGTFKVVFTPKDGSGPKEWEVYNFPAGGVGMGMYNTDESISGFAHSCFQYAIQKKWPLYMSTKNTILKAYDGRFKDIFQAIFEKHYKTEFDKHKIWYEHRLIDDMVAQVLKSSGGFVWACKNYDGDVQSDILAQGFGSLGLMTSVLVCPDGKTIEAEAAHGTVTRHYREHQKGRPTSTNPIASIFAWTRGLEHRGKLDGNQDLIRFAQTLEKVCVETVESGAMTKDLAGCIHGLSNVKLNEHFLNTSDFLDTIKSNLDRALGQQ